In Vitis riparia cultivar Riparia Gloire de Montpellier isolate 1030 chromosome 19, EGFV_Vit.rip_1.0, whole genome shotgun sequence, the following proteins share a genomic window:
- the LOC117908454 gene encoding disease resistance protein At4g27190-like translates to MEFLSACLSSAVSSFSQHLCGFICSAFGNPLAFESNYSHLQQGLERLNDLKSRVDRNHDESVPGVNDWWINVEQTGCKMSPMHAKIEANKKRCCGGFKNLFLQSREVAEALKEVRGLEVRGNCLANLLAANRQARAVEHMPVESIDRQPAASKNLATIMDLLKDDEVRTIGVWGQAGIGKTTLVKNLNNMLKDASSTTPPFSIVIWITVSREWDHKSIQVQIAQRLKMEEKTKESPESLAARICERLKREEKFLLLLDDVWKEIDLDALGIPRPEDHAACKIILTTRFLNVCRGMKTDREIPIHVLKDDEAWKLFCKNAGEAAILEDVEPVARAITKECGGLPLAINMMGTSMRKKTSKHLWEYALKELQRSVPHNIYGVEDRVYKPLKWSYDSLQGNNIRSCFLFCSLYPEDFSIVVNELVQCWLAEGLLDVDEQQSYEDIYNSGVALVENLKDCCLLENGDDDRSGTVKMHDVVRDVAIWIASSSEDECKSLVQSGIGLSKFPESRLTPSLKRISFMRNALTWLPDSQIPCSEASTLLLQNNNKLEIVPEAFLLGFQALRVLNLSNTNIQRLPLSLIHLGELRALLLSHCRSLNELPPVGRLSKLQVLDCSNSGILKLPEGMEQLSNLRELNLSGTQELKTYRAGLVSRLSGLEILDMSNRNCRWCLKTETNEGNAGLVEELGCLERLIVLMVDLNGTTHPFSEYAPWMERLKRFRIRVSGVHGRISHSLVALHNQEFWALFEKSLITDRLRNEDGKFEERELLLSGLDLSGKLNGCLLTCAAVLELEDCMGLNNLFDSVGGFVYLKSLSISSSNVRFKPTGGCRSPNDLLPNLEELILMRLDSLESISELVGSLGLKFSRLKVIMVLFCPKLKYLLSCDDFTQPLEKLKLIYLADCSDLSDMFIYSSGQTSMPYPVAPNLQKIMLRELPNLKTLSRQEETWQHLEHIFVRDCTSLKKLPLNEQSANTLKEIRGEQEWWKQLEWDDLVTSSSLQPLFKGPEWWH, encoded by the coding sequence ATGGAATTTCTGAGTGCATGCCTGAGTTCAGCAGTATCATCATTTTCCCAACATCTTTGCGGCTTCATCTGCTCCGCATTTGGGAATCCCCTCGCATTCGAGTCTAATTATAGTCATCTGCAACAGGGGCTGGAACGTCTAAACGATCTGAAATCCAGAGTGGATAGGAACCACGATGAATCGGTTCCAGGAGTAAATGACTGGTGGATTAACGTTGAACAAACTGGCTGTAAAATGAGCCCGATGCACGCAAAGATAGAAGCCAACAAAAAGAGGTGTTGTGGTGGCTTCAAAAATCTCTTTCTGCAAAGCAGGGAAGTGGCAGAGGCACTGAAGGAGGTGCGAGGACTTGAGGTACGTGGAAATTGCCTTGCCAATTTGCTGGCTGCCAATCGTCAAGCAAGAGCAGTGGAGCATATGCCTGTGGAATCAATTGATCGTCAACCAGCAGCATCCAAAAATTTAGCCACAATTATGGATCTGCTGAAGGACGATGAAGTTAGAACAATTGGGGTTTGGGGTCAGGCAGGAATAGGCAAAACTACTCTGGTTAAGAATTTGAACAACATGCTTAAGGATGCTTCTTCAACTACTCCACCTTTTAGCATTGTCATATGGATCACCGTGTCCAGGGAGTGGGACCACAAAAGCATCCAGGTACAAATCGCTCAGAGACtgaaaatggaagagaaaacCAAAGAAAGCCCCGAGAGTCTGGCTGCCAGAATCTGTGAAAGACTGAAGAGGGAAGAAAAGTTTCTCCTCCTTCTAGATGatgtttggaaggaaattgaTTTGGATGCTTTGGGTATTCCCCGACCTGAAGACCACGCGGCTTGTAAAATCATATTGACAACCAGATTTTTAAATGTTTGCCGAGGGATGAAAACAGACAGAGAGATTCCCATTCATGTCCTAAAAGATGATGAAGCTTGGAAATTGTTCTGCAAAAATGCAGGGGAGGCAGCCATTTTAGAAGATGTTGAACCAGTTGCGAGGGCAATAACTAAGGAGTGTGGAGGATTGCCCTTGGCAATAAATATGATGGGAACATCCATGAGAAAGAAGACTAGTAAACACCTGTGGGAGTATGCATTGAAGGAGCTGCAAAGGTCAGTGCCGCATAACATCTACGGGGTAGAGGATAGGGTTTACAAGCCTTTAAAGTGGAGTTATGATTCCTTGCAAGGTAATAATATCCGATCCTGCTTTTTGTTCTGCTCTTTATATCCTGAGGATTTCTCAATTGTTGTAAACGAACTTGTACAATGCTGGCTGGCGGAAGGTCTTTTAGATGTAGATGAACAACAAAGCTATGAGGATATCTACAATAGTGGAGTTGCTTTAGTAGAAAATCTCAAGGATTGTTGTTTGCTGGAAAATGGAGATGATGACAGAAGCGGCACTGTGAAGATGCATGATGTAGTTCGTGATGTCGCGATTTGGATTGCATCCTCCTCAGAGGATGAATGTAAATCTCTTGTTCAATCCGGAATTGGATTGAGCAAATTCCCAGAGTCCAGATTGACACCATCTTTAAAGAGAATTTCTTTCATGCGTAATGCATTAACATGGCTGCCAGATAGTCAGATACCTTGCTCGGAGGCCTCCACTttgcttttacaaaataataacaaactTGAGATAGTTCCTGAGGCATTCCTGCTCGGATTTCAAGCACTCAGGGTCTTGAATCTAAGTAATACCAACATCCAGCGATTGCCTCTTTCCCTCATCCACCTTGGTGAACTACGTGCCCTTTTATTAAGCCATTGTCGTAGCCTCAACGAATTACCCCCTGTGGGGCGGCTTAGTAAACTACAAGTGCTGGATTGCAGTAATAGTGGTATCCTGAAATTGCCAGAAGGGATGGAGCAGTTGAGCAACTTAAGGGAATTAAACTTGTCAGGCACTCAGGAGTTGAAAACCTACCGAGCTGGATTGGTATCAAGGCTGTCTGGTTTAGAGATTCTGGACATGAGTAACCGTAACTGTAGATGGTGTCTGAAGACAGAGACAAACGAGGGAAACGCAGGACTAGTTGAGGAGCTAGGATGTCTGGAGCGATTAATTGTTTTAATGGTGGACTTGAATGGCACCACACATCCCTTTTCGGAATATGCTCCTTGGATGGAAAGGTTGAAACGGTTCAGAATTAGGGTATCTGGAGTTCATGGccgaatttctcattctcttgtGGCCCTTCATAATCAGGAGTTTTGGGCACTGTTTGAAAAAAGTCTAATCACGGATCGTTTAAGGAATGaagatggaaaatttgaggaaagaGAGCTTTTACTTTCGGGATTGGATCTGTCAGGCAAATTGAACGGATGCTTGTTAACATGTGCAGCCGTTCTTGAACTGGAAGATTGCATGGGGTTAAATAATCTGTTTGATAGTGTTGGTGGCTTTGTTTATCTCAAGTCACTTTCTATTTCGTCTTCCAACGTCAGGTTTAAGCCAACAGGAGGATGTCGTTCCCCAAATGACCTACTTCCAAATCTAGAGGAACTTATCCTCATGCGTCTCGATAGCCTAGAGAGCATTTCAGAATTAGTTGGGAGTCTTGGACTCAAATTCTCAAGGCTAAAAGTAATTATGGTGCTCTTTTGTCCGAAACTAAAATATCTTCTCTCTTGTGATGATTTTACTCAACCTTTGGAAAAGCTGAAACTAATTTACTTAGCCGACTGTTCCGATTTGAGTGATATGTTCATTTACAGTTCAGGGCAGACCTCAATGCCATATCCCGTTGCTCCAAACTTGCAGAAAATAATGTTAAGAGAGCTTCCCAACTTGAAGACTTTAAGCAGACAAGAAGAAACATGGCAACATTTAGAGCATATTTTTGTGAGAGATTGTACAAGTCTGAAGAAGCTACCTTTGAATGAGCAAAGTGCAAATACTTTGAAAGAGATAAGAGGAGAGCAGGAGTGGTGGAAGCAATTGGAGTGGGATGATCTTGTTACCAGCTCCTCTCTCCAGCCTCTTTTCAAAGGTCCAGAGTGGTGGCACTGA
- the LOC117908777 gene encoding autophagy-related protein 18f isoform X2 yields MIRGLGFGESQVFHFLLGVLVYLFLCVLGMRNNDGPKPHSGRTNGFIPTSFRAISGYLRIVSSGASTVASTVRSAASSIVDRDDDANHDQVQWAGFDKLECDGNINRQVLLLGYRSGFQVWDVEEADNVRDLVSRHDGPVSFLQMLPNPVASKGSKDKFADSRPLLVVCSDGSLSGGGNIQDGFGTPYKEGIPNSHDTVNGSAMPTVVRFYSLKSQSFVHFLKFRSVVYSVRCSSRVVAISQAAQIHCFDVATLEREYTILTNPIVTGSLSSGSIGYGPLAVGPRWLAYSGSPVVVSNYGRVSPQHLTTSGSFSGSASNGSLVAHYAKASSKQLAAGIVSLGDIGYKKLSRYCSELLPDSNNLPHSGSPGPGWKGNGAVNAHFPDADNVGMVIVRDIVTKSVITQFKAHKSPISALCFDPSGTLLVTASVQGHNINVFRIMPGVAGSSSGSDTCASYAHLYRLQRGFTNAVIQDISFSDDSNWIMISSSRGTSHLFAISPSGGSVNLQPSDSSPTAKNSGLGVPTKPAVRWPPNSGLQMLSQQNFCASGPPVTLSVVSRIRSGNNGWRGTVTGAAAAAAAATGRMSSLSGAIASSFHNCKANDLFSNSSSLKEKYHLLVFSPSGCVIQYALRISTGIDSTTVVSGLSTGYESTPDGDARLVVEAVQKWNVCQKQHRREREDNTDIYGENGNTDSSKIFPEGIKKENAFHPETRSGVSKSKISPEERHHLYISEAELQMHQAQNPLWAKPEIYFQTMMVDGLEENVLGGEIEVERFPTRMIEARSKDLVPVFDYLQTPKFQKARLSRRSSSGSLDLVADGGVAVAEHPTGIEETGWNGLRMPETDKGFVNSNDRPKTKTLETVNNRESFKMEAQHKFVNNNKDGLNVENQLEDADDEFD; encoded by the exons GTGCAATGGGCTGGGTTTGACAAGTTAGAATGTGATGGAAACATCAATCGGCAAGTTCTCTTGCTTGGATATCGATCTGGATTCCAGGTCTGGGATGTTGAAGAAGCAGATAATGTGCGTGATCTAGTGTCCAGACATGATGGTCCTGTTTCATTTTTGCAAATGCTACCAAACCCAGTTGCATCAAAGGGATCCAAAGACAAGTTTGCAGACAGCCGCCCATTACTGGTAGTTTGTTCAGATGGATCTCTTTCTGGAGGTGGTAACATACAGGATGGATTTGGCACTCCTTACAAGGAGGGCATCCCAAATAGCCATGATACAGTGAATGGCAGTGCTATGCCTACTGTAGTTCGTTTTTATTCCTTGAAATCTCAGTCTTTCGTGCATTTTCTGAAGTTCAGGTCAGTAGTTTATTCTGTAAGATGCAGCTCCCGAGTGGTTGCTATTTCTCAAGCAGCTCAG ATACACTGTTTTGATGTTGCAACATTGGAGAGGGAATATACTATTCTCACAAATCCGATAGTAACTGGTTCTCTTAGCTCAGGGAGTATAGGCTATGGACCTCTTGCAGTGGGTCCCAGGTGGCTGGCTTATAGTGGCAGTCCTGTTGTAGTCTCAAATTATGGGCGCGTTAGTCCTCAACATTTAACAACTTCTGGAAGTTTCTCTGGTTCTGCTTCAAATGGGAGTCTGGTTGCACACTATGCGAAAGCATCGAGCAAGCAACTTGCAGCTGGAATTGTGTCCTTAGGAGACATTGGATATAAGAAGCTGTCCAGATACTGCTCTGAGCTCCTACCTGATTCCAATAATTTGCCACATTCTGGGAGTCCTGGTCCTGGGTGGAAGGGAAATGGAGCTGTCAATGCCCATTTTCCAGATGCAGACAATGTTGGAATG GTTATTGTCAGAGATATTGTCACTAAATCTGTTATTACTCAGTTTAAAGCACATAAAAGTCCTATTTCAGCATTATGCTTTGATCCTAGTGGGACCCTTTTGGTGACAGCCTCGGTTCAGGGTCACAACATAAATGTCTTCCGAATAATGCCCGGGGTAGCTGGAAGTTCATCTGGATCAGATACTTGTGCATCTTATGCACATCTTTACAGGCTGCAACGTGGTTTCACAAATGCA GTCATACAGGACATCAGTTTCAGTGATGACAGCAATTGGATTATGATAAGCTCCTCAAGGGGGACAAGCCATCTGTTTGCTATATCCCCTTCGGGAGGATCAGTAAATCTTCAGCCTTCAGACTCTTCTCCTACTGCTAAAAATAGTGGATTGGGTGTACCAACTAAGCCAGCTGTTCGCTGGCCACCTAATTCTGGGCTACAAATGCTTAGTCAACAAAACTTTTGTGCATCTGGTCCCCCGGTTACTCTTTCTGTTGTTAGCAGAATAAGAAGTGGAAATAATGGATGGAGAGGCACTGTAACTGGTGCTGCAGCAGCTGCAGCAGCTGCAACCGGAAGGATGAGTTCCCTTTCTGGGGCTATTGCTTCGTCTTTCCACAACTGCAAAGCTAATGATTTATTTTCCAATAGCAGctccttgaaggaaaaataccACCTTCTGGTTTTCTCTCCTTCCGGTTGTGTAATACAATATGCTTTGCGAATTTCAACTGGAATAGATTCTACCACTGTTGTTTCTGGGTTGTCCACTGGATATGAATCAACTCCTGATGGTGATGCGAGATTAGTGGTTGAGGCTGTCCAGAAATGGaatgtttgtcaaaaacaaCATCGAAGAGAGCGTGAAGATAATACTGACATATATGGTGAAAATGGAAATACAGATAGCAGCAAAATATTTCCTGAaggaattaaaaaggaaaatgcttTCCACCCAGAGACTAGGAGTGGAGTTTCAAAAAGTAAGATCAGTCCTGAGGAAAGGCATCATTTGTATATTTCAGAAGCAGAACTGCAGATGCATCAAGCTCAAAACCCATTGTGGGCAAAACCTGAG ATATACTTCCAGACGATGATGGTTGATGGATTGGAAGAAAATGTTTTGGGAGGGGAAATTGAGGTCGAAAGGTTTCCAACACGCATGATTGAAGCAAGGTCAAAAGATCTAGTTCCAGTTTTTGACTATCTTCAAACTCCCAAATTTCAAAAAGCAAG GCTATCTCGCAGGAGCAGCTCTGGCTCTCTTGACTTAGTAGCTGATGGTGGTGTAGCAGTAGCTGAACATCCCACTGGTATCGAAGAAACTGGTTGGAACGGTCTTCGGATGCCAGAAACAGACAAGGGCTTTGTAAATAGCAATGACAGGCCTAAAACAAAGACGCTCGAGACTGTAAATAATAGAGAGAGCTTTAAGATGGAGGCTCAACACAAGTTTGTAAATAATAACAAAGATGGCCTGAACGTGGAGAATCAATTAGAAGATGCGGATGATGAGTTTGATTAG
- the LOC117908777 gene encoding autophagy-related protein 18f isoform X3, producing MIRGLGFGESQVFHFLLGVLVYLFLCVLGMRNNDGPKPHSGRTNGFIPTSFRAISGYLRIVSSGASTVASTVRSAASSIVDRDDDANHDQVQWAGFDKLECDGNINRQVLLLGYRSGFQVWDVEEADNVRDLVSRHDGPVSFLQMLPNPVASKGSKDKFADSRPLLVVCSDGSLSGGGNIQDGFGTPYKEGIPNSHDTVNGSAMPTVVRFYSLKSQSFVHFLKFRSVVYSVRCSSRVVAISQAAQIHCFDVATLEREYTILTNPIVTGSLSSGSIGYGPLAVGPRWLAYSGSPVVVSNYGRVSPQHLTTSGSFSGSASNGSLVAHYAKASSKQLAAGIVSLGDIGYKKLSRYCSELLPDSNNLPHSGSPGPGWKGNGAVNAHFPDADNVGMVIVRDIVTKSVITQFKAHKSPISALCFDPSGTLLVTASVQGHNINVFRIMPGVAGSSSGSDTCASYAHLYRLQRGFTNAVIQDISFSDDSNWIMISSSRGTSHLFAISPSGGSVNLQPSDSSPTAKNSGLGVPTKPAVRWPPNSGLQMLSQQNFCASGPPVTLSVVSRIRSGNNGWRGTVTGAAAAAAAATGRMSSLSGAIASSFHNCKANDLFSNSSSLKEKYHLLVFSPSGCVIQYALRISTGIDSTTVVSGLSTGYESTPDGDARLVVEAVQKWNVCQKQHRREREDNTDIYGENGNTDSSKIFPEGIKKENAFHPETRSGVSKSKISPEERHHLYISEAELQMHQAQNPLWAKPEIYFQTMMVDGLEENVLGGEIEVERFPTRMIEARSKDLVPVFDYLQTPKFQKARSSSGSLDLVADGGVAVAEHPTGIEETGWNGLRMPETDKGFVNSNDRPKTKTLETVNNRESFKMEAQHKFVNNNKDGLNVENQLEDADDEFD from the exons GTGCAATGGGCTGGGTTTGACAAGTTAGAATGTGATGGAAACATCAATCGGCAAGTTCTCTTGCTTGGATATCGATCTGGATTCCAGGTCTGGGATGTTGAAGAAGCAGATAATGTGCGTGATCTAGTGTCCAGACATGATGGTCCTGTTTCATTTTTGCAAATGCTACCAAACCCAGTTGCATCAAAGGGATCCAAAGACAAGTTTGCAGACAGCCGCCCATTACTGGTAGTTTGTTCAGATGGATCTCTTTCTGGAGGTGGTAACATACAGGATGGATTTGGCACTCCTTACAAGGAGGGCATCCCAAATAGCCATGATACAGTGAATGGCAGTGCTATGCCTACTGTAGTTCGTTTTTATTCCTTGAAATCTCAGTCTTTCGTGCATTTTCTGAAGTTCAGGTCAGTAGTTTATTCTGTAAGATGCAGCTCCCGAGTGGTTGCTATTTCTCAAGCAGCTCAG ATACACTGTTTTGATGTTGCAACATTGGAGAGGGAATATACTATTCTCACAAATCCGATAGTAACTGGTTCTCTTAGCTCAGGGAGTATAGGCTATGGACCTCTTGCAGTGGGTCCCAGGTGGCTGGCTTATAGTGGCAGTCCTGTTGTAGTCTCAAATTATGGGCGCGTTAGTCCTCAACATTTAACAACTTCTGGAAGTTTCTCTGGTTCTGCTTCAAATGGGAGTCTGGTTGCACACTATGCGAAAGCATCGAGCAAGCAACTTGCAGCTGGAATTGTGTCCTTAGGAGACATTGGATATAAGAAGCTGTCCAGATACTGCTCTGAGCTCCTACCTGATTCCAATAATTTGCCACATTCTGGGAGTCCTGGTCCTGGGTGGAAGGGAAATGGAGCTGTCAATGCCCATTTTCCAGATGCAGACAATGTTGGAATG GTTATTGTCAGAGATATTGTCACTAAATCTGTTATTACTCAGTTTAAAGCACATAAAAGTCCTATTTCAGCATTATGCTTTGATCCTAGTGGGACCCTTTTGGTGACAGCCTCGGTTCAGGGTCACAACATAAATGTCTTCCGAATAATGCCCGGGGTAGCTGGAAGTTCATCTGGATCAGATACTTGTGCATCTTATGCACATCTTTACAGGCTGCAACGTGGTTTCACAAATGCA GTCATACAGGACATCAGTTTCAGTGATGACAGCAATTGGATTATGATAAGCTCCTCAAGGGGGACAAGCCATCTGTTTGCTATATCCCCTTCGGGAGGATCAGTAAATCTTCAGCCTTCAGACTCTTCTCCTACTGCTAAAAATAGTGGATTGGGTGTACCAACTAAGCCAGCTGTTCGCTGGCCACCTAATTCTGGGCTACAAATGCTTAGTCAACAAAACTTTTGTGCATCTGGTCCCCCGGTTACTCTTTCTGTTGTTAGCAGAATAAGAAGTGGAAATAATGGATGGAGAGGCACTGTAACTGGTGCTGCAGCAGCTGCAGCAGCTGCAACCGGAAGGATGAGTTCCCTTTCTGGGGCTATTGCTTCGTCTTTCCACAACTGCAAAGCTAATGATTTATTTTCCAATAGCAGctccttgaaggaaaaataccACCTTCTGGTTTTCTCTCCTTCCGGTTGTGTAATACAATATGCTTTGCGAATTTCAACTGGAATAGATTCTACCACTGTTGTTTCTGGGTTGTCCACTGGATATGAATCAACTCCTGATGGTGATGCGAGATTAGTGGTTGAGGCTGTCCAGAAATGGaatgtttgtcaaaaacaaCATCGAAGAGAGCGTGAAGATAATACTGACATATATGGTGAAAATGGAAATACAGATAGCAGCAAAATATTTCCTGAaggaattaaaaaggaaaatgcttTCCACCCAGAGACTAGGAGTGGAGTTTCAAAAAGTAAGATCAGTCCTGAGGAAAGGCATCATTTGTATATTTCAGAAGCAGAACTGCAGATGCATCAAGCTCAAAACCCATTGTGGGCAAAACCTGAG ATATACTTCCAGACGATGATGGTTGATGGATTGGAAGAAAATGTTTTGGGAGGGGAAATTGAGGTCGAAAGGTTTCCAACACGCATGATTGAAGCAAGGTCAAAAGATCTAGTTCCAGTTTTTGACTATCTTCAAACTCCCAAATTTCAAAAAGCAAG GAGCAGCTCTGGCTCTCTTGACTTAGTAGCTGATGGTGGTGTAGCAGTAGCTGAACATCCCACTGGTATCGAAGAAACTGGTTGGAACGGTCTTCGGATGCCAGAAACAGACAAGGGCTTTGTAAATAGCAATGACAGGCCTAAAACAAAGACGCTCGAGACTGTAAATAATAGAGAGAGCTTTAAGATGGAGGCTCAACACAAGTTTGTAAATAATAACAAAGATGGCCTGAACGTGGAGAATCAATTAGAAGATGCGGATGATGAGTTTGATTAG
- the LOC117908777 gene encoding autophagy-related protein 18f isoform X1, with protein MIRGLGFGESQVFHFLLGVLVYLFLCVLGMRNNDGPKPHSGRTNGFIPTSFRAISGYLRIVSSGASTVASTVRSAASSIVDRDDDANHDQVQWAGFDKLECDGNINRQVLLLGYRSGFQVWDVEEADNVRDLVSRHDGPVSFLQMLPNPVASKGSKDKFADSRPLLVVCSDGSLSGGGNIQDGFGTPYKEGIPNSHDTVNGSAMPTVVRFYSLKSQSFVHFLKFRSVVYSVRCSSRVVAISQAAQIHCFDVATLEREYTILTNPIVTGSLSSGSIGYGPLAVGPRWLAYSGSPVVVSNYGRVSPQHLTTSGSFSGSASNGSLVAHYAKASSKQLAAGIVSLGDIGYKKLSRYCSELLPDSNNLPHSGSPGPGWKGNGAVNAHFPDADNVGMVIVRDIVTKSVITQFKAHKSPISALCFDPSGTLLVTASVQGHNINVFRIMPGVAGSSSGSDTCASYAHLYRLQRGFTNAVIQDISFSDDSNWIMISSSRGTSHLFAISPSGGSVNLQPSDSSPTAKNSGLGVPTKPAVRWPPNSGLQMLSQQNFCASGPPVTLSVVSRIRSGNNGWRGTVTGAAAAAAAATGRMSSLSGAIASSFHNCKANDLFSNSSSLKEKYHLLVFSPSGCVIQYALRISTGIDSTTVVSGLSTGYESTPDGDARLVVEAVQKWNVCQKQHRREREDNTDIYGENGNTDSSKIFPEGIKKENAFHPETRSGVSKSKISPEERHHLYISEAELQMHQAQNPLWAKPEIYFQTMMVDGLEENVLGGEIEVERFPTRMIEARSKDLVPVFDYLQTPKFQKARVPVLDSNINGHLLHHKSGPSENGRLSRRSSSGSLDLVADGGVAVAEHPTGIEETGWNGLRMPETDKGFVNSNDRPKTKTLETVNNRESFKMEAQHKFVNNNKDGLNVENQLEDADDEFD; from the exons GTGCAATGGGCTGGGTTTGACAAGTTAGAATGTGATGGAAACATCAATCGGCAAGTTCTCTTGCTTGGATATCGATCTGGATTCCAGGTCTGGGATGTTGAAGAAGCAGATAATGTGCGTGATCTAGTGTCCAGACATGATGGTCCTGTTTCATTTTTGCAAATGCTACCAAACCCAGTTGCATCAAAGGGATCCAAAGACAAGTTTGCAGACAGCCGCCCATTACTGGTAGTTTGTTCAGATGGATCTCTTTCTGGAGGTGGTAACATACAGGATGGATTTGGCACTCCTTACAAGGAGGGCATCCCAAATAGCCATGATACAGTGAATGGCAGTGCTATGCCTACTGTAGTTCGTTTTTATTCCTTGAAATCTCAGTCTTTCGTGCATTTTCTGAAGTTCAGGTCAGTAGTTTATTCTGTAAGATGCAGCTCCCGAGTGGTTGCTATTTCTCAAGCAGCTCAG ATACACTGTTTTGATGTTGCAACATTGGAGAGGGAATATACTATTCTCACAAATCCGATAGTAACTGGTTCTCTTAGCTCAGGGAGTATAGGCTATGGACCTCTTGCAGTGGGTCCCAGGTGGCTGGCTTATAGTGGCAGTCCTGTTGTAGTCTCAAATTATGGGCGCGTTAGTCCTCAACATTTAACAACTTCTGGAAGTTTCTCTGGTTCTGCTTCAAATGGGAGTCTGGTTGCACACTATGCGAAAGCATCGAGCAAGCAACTTGCAGCTGGAATTGTGTCCTTAGGAGACATTGGATATAAGAAGCTGTCCAGATACTGCTCTGAGCTCCTACCTGATTCCAATAATTTGCCACATTCTGGGAGTCCTGGTCCTGGGTGGAAGGGAAATGGAGCTGTCAATGCCCATTTTCCAGATGCAGACAATGTTGGAATG GTTATTGTCAGAGATATTGTCACTAAATCTGTTATTACTCAGTTTAAAGCACATAAAAGTCCTATTTCAGCATTATGCTTTGATCCTAGTGGGACCCTTTTGGTGACAGCCTCGGTTCAGGGTCACAACATAAATGTCTTCCGAATAATGCCCGGGGTAGCTGGAAGTTCATCTGGATCAGATACTTGTGCATCTTATGCACATCTTTACAGGCTGCAACGTGGTTTCACAAATGCA GTCATACAGGACATCAGTTTCAGTGATGACAGCAATTGGATTATGATAAGCTCCTCAAGGGGGACAAGCCATCTGTTTGCTATATCCCCTTCGGGAGGATCAGTAAATCTTCAGCCTTCAGACTCTTCTCCTACTGCTAAAAATAGTGGATTGGGTGTACCAACTAAGCCAGCTGTTCGCTGGCCACCTAATTCTGGGCTACAAATGCTTAGTCAACAAAACTTTTGTGCATCTGGTCCCCCGGTTACTCTTTCTGTTGTTAGCAGAATAAGAAGTGGAAATAATGGATGGAGAGGCACTGTAACTGGTGCTGCAGCAGCTGCAGCAGCTGCAACCGGAAGGATGAGTTCCCTTTCTGGGGCTATTGCTTCGTCTTTCCACAACTGCAAAGCTAATGATTTATTTTCCAATAGCAGctccttgaaggaaaaataccACCTTCTGGTTTTCTCTCCTTCCGGTTGTGTAATACAATATGCTTTGCGAATTTCAACTGGAATAGATTCTACCACTGTTGTTTCTGGGTTGTCCACTGGATATGAATCAACTCCTGATGGTGATGCGAGATTAGTGGTTGAGGCTGTCCAGAAATGGaatgtttgtcaaaaacaaCATCGAAGAGAGCGTGAAGATAATACTGACATATATGGTGAAAATGGAAATACAGATAGCAGCAAAATATTTCCTGAaggaattaaaaaggaaaatgcttTCCACCCAGAGACTAGGAGTGGAGTTTCAAAAAGTAAGATCAGTCCTGAGGAAAGGCATCATTTGTATATTTCAGAAGCAGAACTGCAGATGCATCAAGCTCAAAACCCATTGTGGGCAAAACCTGAG ATATACTTCCAGACGATGATGGTTGATGGATTGGAAGAAAATGTTTTGGGAGGGGAAATTGAGGTCGAAAGGTTTCCAACACGCATGATTGAAGCAAGGTCAAAAGATCTAGTTCCAGTTTTTGACTATCTTCAAACTCCCAAATTTCAAAAAGCAAG GGTTCCTGTTTTAGATAGTAATATAAATGGGCATCTACTTCATCATAAGTCTGGACCATCTGAAAATGGCAGGCTATCTCGCAGGAGCAGCTCTGGCTCTCTTGACTTAGTAGCTGATGGTGGTGTAGCAGTAGCTGAACATCCCACTGGTATCGAAGAAACTGGTTGGAACGGTCTTCGGATGCCAGAAACAGACAAGGGCTTTGTAAATAGCAATGACAGGCCTAAAACAAAGACGCTCGAGACTGTAAATAATAGAGAGAGCTTTAAGATGGAGGCTCAACACAAGTTTGTAAATAATAACAAAGATGGCCTGAACGTGGAGAATCAATTAGAAGATGCGGATGATGAGTTTGATTAG